A single Natrinema pellirubrum DSM 15624 DNA region contains:
- a CDS encoding DUF7561 family protein, whose protein sequence is MSKDSCDGCDRTVTVSGGIANIWSFGTDAGTVGTAITLELDDGGSYLLCYPCLEALPDYPTDEDIDRLEQVDEETSRVGSP, encoded by the coding sequence ATGTCGAAGGACTCCTGTGACGGCTGTGACCGCACCGTCACCGTCTCTGGCGGGATCGCCAACATTTGGTCGTTCGGGACCGACGCCGGCACCGTCGGAACCGCGATAACGCTCGAACTCGATGACGGGGGGTCGTACCTGCTGTGTTATCCGTGTCTCGAGGCGTTGCCCGATTATCCGACCGACGAGGACATCGACCGGTTGGAGCAGGTCGACGAGGAAACCTCACGAGTCGGATCGCCGTAG